Proteins co-encoded in one Synergistes jonesii genomic window:
- the uvrA gene encoding excinuclease ABC subunit UvrA produces the protein MDQEIRITGARQHNLRNIDAVIPKNKLVVVTGPSGSGKSSLAFDTIYAEGQRRYVESLSSYARQFLGMSDKPDVDDIAGLSPAISIEQKGTNRNPRSTVGTVTEIYDYLRLLFGRAGTPHCPKCGKEVHRYSVDEIIDLIYSDYAGKPLEIYAPIVRGKKGEYKNLLLKLHRQGYMRARVDGTLYWLEEEVELDKNRRHTIECLIDRMRVREENRSRMSEAVEMALKLSEGFIQLASAGMRERELTEKYVCPDCQISLPEIEPRLFSFNAPFGACPDCAGLGFHSHFSAELAVNPALPLGEGGFIPWKSMKYMVRKAEKLAEKKGWDISKPFGELPESVKQELLYGSDEVLELVFVDKKNGDWEYNGKYCGLIPWLEKRYNETESENYKEELSRYLVEDLCATCKGRRLKPEVLAVTLGGRNIGELTEMPIDELIKVLDGLKLGEREQKIVGIALTEVKKRLSFLNNVGAGYLSLSRRAETLSGGESQRIRLASQIGSQLTGVLYVLDEPTIGLHPRDTGRLLETLKTIRDLGNSVLVVEHDRDTMVAADHILELGPGAGEKGGELIANGSAEEIMKGGSSTALYLRGEADGTWLPAGGRRTPRGAIKVRGAAENNLKKLDIDVPLGVFAALSGVSGSGKSTFLYEILYKGLRRKFDGDYRERPGKFDSISGYESLRNIVLIDQSPIGRTPRSNPATYTGAFTPIREFYAQLQESKLRGYDQSRFSFNLKGGRCEACNGDGVIKVSMLFLPDVFVKCDVCRGQRYNRETLEVKYKELSIADVLELTVDEAVETFGGIPRIANKLKVMQEAGLGYIKLGQPAPTLSGGEAQRVKLATELGKKFRGSTLYLLDEPTTGLHYTDVKKLLKLLHKLVDQGGSVLVIEHNLDVLASSDYIMDLGPEGGRGGGKLVAKGTPEEVARGKGPTSKYLAQFLKEIKSKHEGK, from the coding sequence TTGGATCAGGAAATAAGAATCACAGGCGCAAGACAGCACAATCTCAGAAACATAGACGCCGTTATTCCAAAAAATAAATTAGTCGTCGTGACTGGGCCTTCCGGCTCGGGCAAATCGTCGCTCGCCTTCGATACGATATACGCCGAAGGGCAGCGGCGCTACGTCGAATCCCTTTCGTCGTACGCGCGGCAGTTCCTCGGGATGTCGGACAAACCCGACGTCGACGACATAGCGGGGCTTTCGCCCGCCATATCTATAGAGCAGAAGGGAACGAACCGCAACCCGCGCTCTACAGTCGGGACGGTGACGGAGATATACGACTATCTGCGTCTGCTCTTCGGGCGCGCCGGAACGCCGCACTGCCCTAAGTGCGGCAAAGAAGTCCACCGCTACAGCGTCGACGAGATAATAGACCTGATTTACAGCGATTACGCTGGAAAACCTCTTGAAATATACGCGCCTATCGTCAGGGGCAAGAAGGGCGAATATAAAAACCTGCTGCTCAAGCTGCACCGGCAGGGCTATATGCGCGCGCGCGTCGACGGGACTCTTTACTGGCTCGAGGAGGAAGTCGAGCTCGACAAGAACCGCCGCCACACGATCGAATGTCTCATAGACCGCATGCGCGTCAGAGAGGAAAACCGCTCGCGGATGAGCGAGGCGGTCGAAATGGCGCTTAAGCTCTCGGAGGGCTTCATTCAGCTCGCGTCCGCCGGTATGCGGGAGCGCGAGCTGACGGAGAAGTACGTCTGCCCGGACTGCCAGATAAGCCTGCCGGAGATAGAGCCGCGGCTTTTTTCGTTCAACGCGCCCTTCGGCGCGTGTCCGGACTGCGCGGGGCTCGGCTTCCATTCGCATTTTTCGGCCGAACTCGCGGTGAACCCCGCGCTGCCGCTCGGCGAAGGAGGCTTCATCCCCTGGAAGAGCATGAAATATATGGTGCGCAAGGCCGAGAAGCTCGCCGAAAAAAAAGGCTGGGACATTTCCAAGCCCTTTGGCGAGCTTCCCGAAAGCGTGAAGCAGGAGCTGCTCTACGGCTCGGACGAAGTCCTCGAGCTCGTCTTCGTCGACAAGAAAAACGGCGATTGGGAGTACAACGGAAAATACTGCGGGCTCATCCCGTGGCTAGAAAAACGCTACAACGAAACGGAGTCGGAAAATTATAAGGAGGAGCTCTCCCGCTATCTCGTGGAGGACCTATGCGCGACGTGCAAGGGGCGCAGGCTGAAGCCCGAAGTCCTCGCGGTCACTCTCGGCGGCCGCAATATAGGCGAGCTGACCGAAATGCCCATCGACGAGCTGATAAAGGTGCTCGACGGGCTGAAGCTCGGAGAGCGCGAGCAGAAGATCGTCGGCATCGCGCTCACAGAGGTGAAAAAGCGCCTCTCCTTCCTGAACAACGTCGGAGCCGGCTATCTGAGCCTCTCGCGCAGGGCCGAGACGCTCTCGGGCGGCGAGAGCCAGCGCATCCGCCTCGCGTCGCAGATCGGCTCGCAGCTGACGGGGGTGCTTTACGTCCTCGACGAGCCGACTATAGGGCTTCATCCGCGCGACACCGGCAGGCTGCTGGAAACGCTCAAGACGATCCGCGACCTGGGAAACAGCGTCCTCGTCGTGGAGCACGACCGCGACACGATGGTGGCGGCGGATCATATACTCGAGCTCGGCCCCGGCGCTGGGGAAAAGGGCGGAGAGCTTATAGCGAACGGAAGCGCCGAAGAGATCATGAAGGGCGGTTCGAGTACGGCTCTCTACCTGCGCGGCGAAGCCGACGGCACCTGGCTGCCGGCCGGCGGCAGGCGCACGCCGCGCGGAGCGATAAAGGTGCGCGGCGCGGCGGAGAACAACCTGAAGAAGCTAGACATAGACGTACCCCTCGGCGTCTTCGCCGCGCTTTCCGGCGTTTCGGGCTCGGGCAAGAGCACCTTTCTGTACGAAATACTTTACAAAGGGCTCCGCAGGAAGTTCGACGGCGATTACCGCGAGCGCCCGGGAAAGTTCGATTCGATAAGCGGCTATGAATCATTGCGCAACATCGTGCTCATAGACCAGAGCCCGATAGGGCGCACGCCGCGCTCGAACCCGGCGACCTACACGGGCGCGTTCACGCCGATACGCGAGTTCTACGCCCAGCTGCAGGAGTCAAAACTCCGCGGCTACGACCAGTCGCGTTTCAGCTTCAACCTCAAGGGGGGGCGCTGCGAGGCCTGCAACGGAGACGGCGTGATAAAGGTCTCGATGCTTTTTCTGCCCGACGTTTTTGTGAAATGCGACGTTTGCAGGGGGCAGCGCTACAACAGGGAGACGCTGGAAGTGAAGTATAAAGAGCTTTCGATCGCCGACGTGCTTGAGCTGACGGTCGACGAGGCTGTCGAGACCTTCGGCGGTATACCGCGCATTGCGAACAAACTGAAGGTGATGCAGGAGGCCGGGCTCGGCTACATAAAGCTCGGACAGCCGGCGCCTACCCTCTCCGGCGGAGAGGCGCAGCGCGTCAAGCTCGCGACGGAGCTGGGGAAAAAATTCCGCGGCAGCACGCTCTATCTGCTCGACGAGCCGACGACCGGCCTGCACTATACGGACGTGAAGAAGCTGCTGAAACTGCTGCACAAGCTCGTAGATCAGGGCGGCTCGGTCCTCGTGATAGAACACAACTTGGACGTGCTCGCCTCCTCCGACTATATAATGGACTTAGGCCCCGAAGGCGGCCGCGGAGGCGGGAAGCTCGTCGCCAAGGGCACGCCGGAAGAAGTCGCGCGCGGAAAAGGGCCGACGTCGAAGTATCTTGCGCAGTTCCTGAAGGAGATAAAGAGCAAACATGAAGGAAAATAA
- the rlmB gene encoding 23S rRNA (guanosine(2251)-2'-O)-methyltransferase RlmB → MKENKSRGGNFDRRRAAESEAPEDICWGRNPVETLLADMPERCSKVLIANGVQPHVKAKITKLCREKGIVFQYVDSAALDRLTGGAKHQGVAAYSTDMRLWGTEEFLASLPPSPEPALILLCDHLQDAHNLGAVIRSAEAAGACAVMIPKRGGCMPTGAVVKTSAGAALRVPIVKTGNVAQAIKLLQDAGFWVTGLAMEGRETLFRCDLPPRSAIVVGAEGKGLGGASAKACDDIRFIPMLGKTGSLNASVAAALALFEWARSRG, encoded by the coding sequence ATGAAGGAAAATAAAAGCCGCGGCGGAAATTTTGACCGTAGAAGAGCGGCGGAAAGCGAAGCGCCCGAGGATATATGCTGGGGGCGCAACCCGGTTGAGACGCTGCTTGCCGATATGCCGGAGCGCTGCTCGAAGGTTTTGATTGCAAACGGCGTTCAGCCTCACGTAAAAGCTAAAATAACGAAGCTCTGTCGCGAAAAGGGGATAGTCTTTCAGTACGTCGACAGCGCGGCGCTCGACCGATTGACCGGCGGCGCGAAGCACCAGGGCGTCGCCGCCTACTCGACCGATATGAGGCTGTGGGGGACGGAAGAATTTCTCGCGTCGCTGCCGCCGTCGCCTGAGCCGGCCCTCATCCTCCTGTGCGACCATCTTCAGGACGCCCATAACCTCGGCGCCGTGATAAGGAGCGCCGAAGCGGCCGGCGCCTGCGCGGTGATGATCCCCAAGCGCGGCGGCTGCATGCCTACCGGCGCAGTCGTCAAGACGAGCGCAGGGGCGGCGCTCCGCGTGCCTATAGTCAAAACGGGAAACGTCGCGCAGGCGATAAAGCTGTTGCAGGACGCCGGCTTCTGGGTCACAGGGCTCGCGATGGAAGGGCGCGAAACGCTCTTCCGCTGCGACCTGCCGCCGCGCAGCGCGATAGTCGTCGGAGCCGAGGGCAAGGGGCTCGGCGGAGCCTCCGCCAAAGCGTGCGACGACATCCGCTTTATCCCGATGTTGGGCAAAACGGGCTCGCTGAACGCCTCCGTCGCCGCGGCGCTCGCGCTGTTCGAGTGGGCGCGTTCGCGCGGATAA
- the metK gene encoding methionine adenosyltransferase, giving the protein MSKERFLISSESVTEGHPDKLADQISDAVLDAILESDPNGRVACETLVSTGLILVAGEISTTCYVDIPKIARKTVKDVGYTRAKYGFDGDTCSVLTTIDEQSPDIALGVDRAKETKELSNDEVDAIGAGDQGLTVGYACDETEELMPMPISLAHKLTRRLAEVRRNKTLPYLRPDGKSQVTVEYENGKPLRVDTVVISTQHHPAIDQKQIEADVIEHVVKPVIPARLITTKPRIFVNPTGRFVMGGPQADTGLTGRKIIVDTYGGAVPHGGGAFSGKDPTKVDRSGAYMARYAAKNIVAAGIAEMCQVQAAYAIGVARPVSIMVETFGTGKIRDEDITCLLRENFDFRPAAIIRDLDLRKPQYKRLAAYGHMGRVDLDPMPSWERTDKAEILKHAAERFA; this is encoded by the coding sequence ATGAGCAAAGAAAGGTTTCTTATCTCGTCGGAATCAGTGACGGAAGGACACCCGGACAAACTCGCAGATCAAATATCCGACGCTGTTCTCGACGCCATACTGGAGTCGGACCCCAATGGGCGCGTTGCATGCGAGACGCTGGTCTCAACCGGACTCATCCTGGTCGCGGGAGAAATAAGCACGACATGCTACGTGGACATTCCGAAAATAGCGCGCAAAACGGTGAAGGACGTCGGCTACACGAGGGCCAAATACGGCTTCGACGGAGACACCTGCTCCGTGCTGACGACTATCGACGAACAGTCGCCCGACATAGCGCTCGGCGTCGACAGGGCTAAAGAGACGAAGGAGCTTTCCAACGACGAAGTGGACGCGATAGGCGCCGGAGACCAGGGGCTGACGGTCGGCTACGCGTGCGACGAAACGGAAGAGCTTATGCCTATGCCTATTTCTCTCGCGCACAAGCTGACGCGCCGCCTCGCCGAGGTGCGCAGGAACAAGACCCTGCCCTATCTGCGCCCGGACGGAAAGAGCCAGGTCACCGTCGAATACGAAAACGGCAAGCCGCTCCGCGTCGATACCGTGGTCATAAGCACGCAGCACCATCCGGCCATCGACCAGAAGCAGATAGAGGCGGACGTTATCGAACACGTTGTCAAGCCCGTCATCCCCGCGCGGCTTATCACTACGAAGCCGAGAATCTTCGTTAACCCGACGGGGCGCTTCGTGATGGGGGGACCACAGGCCGATACCGGGCTCACCGGACGCAAGATCATAGTTGACACCTACGGCGGAGCCGTTCCTCACGGCGGCGGAGCCTTCTCAGGCAAAGACCCGACGAAGGTCGACCGCTCTGGCGCGTATATGGCGCGCTACGCGGCGAAGAACATCGTCGCGGCAGGAATCGCCGAAATGTGCCAGGTGCAGGCTGCTTATGCGATCGGAGTCGCCCGCCCCGTTTCGATAATGGTCGAGACCTTCGGCACGGGCAAGATAAGGGACGAAGACATTACCTGTCTGTTGCGCGAGAATTTCGACTTCCGTCCGGCCGCGATAATCCGCGATCTCGACCTGCGCAAGCCTCAGTATAAGAGGCTCGCGGCATATGGGCATATGGGACGCGTTGACCTCGACCCAATGCCGTCGTGGGAGCGCACGGACAAGGCGGAAATATTGAAACACGCCGCAGAGCGTTTCGCATAG
- a CDS encoding ComF family protein yields the protein MNGVLSYFSHIIFPTRCPACGRLAVPFCAECLSEAAAAPLPPFCSECGGPYGAECCYGSLPCYAAALHEGAARRFILALKYKNIRSLGEAIGKEMALRFPEVGADFLVPLPLHRGSARAYNQTELISRGISRLRGIAVAKNFLKWRVACGAQTLRNGEERSALSFASFEASKELSGRRVILVDDVYTTGGTVRAASFALRLAGADVRAIFLWTRRVPCGENPAAWPGADDEDDFLV from the coding sequence GTGAACGGCGTACTTTCCTATTTTTCGCATATAATATTCCCGACGCGCTGTCCCGCGTGCGGCAGGCTGGCGGTCCCTTTCTGCGCGGAATGCCTGAGCGAGGCCGCGGCGGCCCCTTTACCGCCTTTCTGCTCGGAGTGCGGAGGACCCTACGGCGCCGAATGCTGTTACGGCAGCCTGCCCTGCTACGCGGCCGCGCTGCACGAAGGAGCGGCGCGGCGCTTCATACTCGCGCTGAAATATAAAAACATCCGCTCTCTCGGCGAAGCGATAGGAAAGGAAATGGCGCTGAGATTTCCGGAGGTCGGCGCCGATTTTCTCGTCCCGCTTCCGCTGCATCGCGGCAGCGCGAGGGCGTACAATCAGACCGAGTTGATTTCGCGCGGGATTTCGCGCTTGCGCGGGATAGCGGTCGCGAAAAATTTTCTCAAATGGCGCGTCGCATGCGGGGCCCAGACGCTCAGGAACGGCGAGGAGAGGAGCGCCCTTTCGTTTGCCTCCTTCGAGGCGTCGAAGGAGCTTTCGGGAAGGAGAGTCATACTCGTCGACGACGTGTATACGACCGGCGGCACCGTACGCGCCGCGAGCTTCGCGCTGCGCTTGGCCGGAGCGGACGTGCGCGCGATATTTCTTTGGACGCGCAGGGTGCCCTGCGGCGAAAATCCGGCGGCGTGGCCCGGCGCTGATGACGAAGATGATTTTTTGGTATAA
- the pfkA gene encoding 6-phosphofructokinase, translating into MHRIGVLTSGGDAPGMNASIRAVARTALYHDLEVVGIRRGYEGLLEGDFVPLTRSSVGGIILHGGTILRTARCEAFMRPGGINAAVSKLKENDIDALVVIGGDGSFRGAKELADRGVKVVGIPGTIDNDMAGTDCTIGFDTACNTALECISKLRDTASSHDRMFIVEVMGRHAGFLALETGVACGAEFILVPELPVDLKAISDKIHYAKQRGKTHSLIVLSEGVMHAAELAEKLKGRCDYDPRIVVLGHLQRGGAPSCFDTVLASRLGSAAIDALIGGRSGVMVGRVKGEVVESPIEIAWTDKRTLDPDMLRLVDMLSI; encoded by the coding sequence ATCCACAGGATCGGAGTACTTACAAGCGGCGGAGACGCCCCCGGGATGAACGCATCGATTCGCGCCGTGGCGCGCACGGCCCTCTATCATGATCTGGAAGTCGTGGGAATCCGCCGCGGCTACGAGGGCCTGCTCGAAGGCGATTTCGTGCCGCTTACGCGCAGCTCCGTCGGGGGGATAATCCTGCACGGCGGGACGATTCTCCGCACGGCCCGTTGCGAAGCCTTTATGAGGCCCGGGGGAATAAACGCCGCCGTCTCAAAGCTCAAGGAAAATGATATAGACGCGCTTGTCGTTATAGGCGGCGACGGCTCCTTCCGCGGAGCGAAGGAGCTTGCCGACAGGGGAGTTAAGGTCGTAGGCATACCTGGAACGATAGACAACGACATGGCCGGGACCGACTGCACTATAGGCTTCGACACCGCGTGCAACACCGCACTCGAATGCATTTCCAAGCTGCGCGACACAGCGTCGAGTCACGACAGGATGTTCATAGTAGAGGTCATGGGGCGGCACGCGGGCTTCCTCGCGCTGGAAACCGGCGTCGCCTGCGGAGCGGAATTCATCCTCGTCCCCGAGCTTCCCGTCGATTTAAAAGCCATCTCGGATAAAATACATTACGCGAAGCAGCGCGGAAAAACTCATTCGCTGATCGTGCTCTCTGAGGGCGTGATGCACGCGGCCGAGCTCGCCGAAAAATTAAAGGGGCGCTGCGATTACGATCCACGCATCGTCGTGCTCGGACATCTGCAGCGCGGCGGCGCTCCGTCGTGTTTCGACACGGTTCTCGCGTCGCGCCTCGGCTCCGCGGCCATCGATGCGCTGATAGGCGGCAGGAGCGGTGTAATGGTCGGACGCGTCAAGGGAGAGGTCGTCGAATCGCCTATTGAGATCGCATGGACCGATAAACGTACGCTCGACCCCGATATGCTGCGTCTTGTCGACATGCTGAGCATTTAA
- a CDS encoding DUF4392 domain-containing protein, with amino-acid sequence MKEMTDAPLLPPAFAEKLIAIVARDRGGRGVSRLSRVESWQKAARAFAPLRSVVIVSGFYVPDANAPETDGPGGAAVLARAFCAEGRRAEIWTDSLCLGVMKAAARALSFPEKFVRAAPGSLKEDAPGGIIFTERPGRAADGRYYNFKKKDISEWSPPLDALAAEAAARGIATLGIGDGGNEAGMGCFYEELKKLFPEYSGCFSVVKTDHALAVDVSNWGAYAFAAALSCAWGNWRGAEKWEELAMLEAETAAGAVDGISRLPRLTVDGFEISVQNDIISSLKGLCASFGVK; translated from the coding sequence ATGAAAGAGATGACGGACGCGCCTCTTCTTCCCCCTGCTTTTGCCGAAAAACTGATTGCCATCGTCGCGCGTGACAGAGGCGGGCGCGGAGTGTCGAGGCTGAGCCGTGTGGAGAGCTGGCAGAAGGCGGCTCGCGCCTTTGCGCCTCTTCGCAGCGTCGTGATCGTCTCTGGCTTTTATGTTCCCGACGCGAACGCTCCGGAGACCGACGGCCCCGGCGGCGCGGCGGTGCTTGCGCGCGCGTTTTGCGCCGAAGGAAGGCGCGCCGAAATATGGACGGATTCTCTCTGCCTCGGCGTTATGAAGGCCGCCGCGCGCGCCCTCTCCTTTCCGGAAAAATTTGTCCGCGCCGCGCCGGGGAGCCTTAAAGAAGACGCGCCCGGCGGGATAATCTTTACCGAACGCCCGGGGCGCGCGGCCGACGGACGTTACTATAATTTCAAAAAAAAAGACATAAGCGAATGGTCGCCCCCCCTTGACGCGCTCGCGGCGGAAGCGGCGGCGCGCGGAATAGCGACTCTCGGCATCGGCGACGGCGGAAACGAGGCTGGGATGGGCTGTTTCTACGAGGAATTGAAAAAGCTGTTCCCGGAATATTCCGGATGCTTCAGCGTCGTTAAAACTGACCACGCGCTCGCCGTCGACGTAAGCAATTGGGGCGCCTACGCGTTCGCCGCCGCCCTTTCCTGTGCATGGGGCAACTGGCGCGGCGCCGAAAAATGGGAGGAGCTCGCGATGCTCGAAGCGGAAACGGCCGCAGGGGCGGTTGACGGGATAAGCCGCCTGCCGCGTCTCACCGTCGACGGCTTTGAAATAAGTGTACAGAATGATATAATATCTTCGCTGAAAGGTTTATGCGCCTCCTTCGGCGTAAAATGA
- the rho gene encoding transcription termination factor Rho, protein MRHEHPKLTFNQLDAQTLAELRKIAKKIGVASVTTHRKDDLINDILKTQAESLGYRFNGGTLECTEEGYGFLRPSGLLPSSNDIYVSASQIRRFGLRNGDVVWGVIRPPKDQEHYEAMLRVENVNFTDPEAARHRPHFENLTPIFPTEKLRLETDRRQLATRIVDIFAPIGKGQRALIVSPPKAGKTTLLKNIAHSVTTNHPEVILMVLLIDERPEEVTDMARSVDGEIIASTFDRPAEEHLRVAKLALEKAKRLVEVSKDVVLLLDSITRLARASNLVVPPSGRTLSGGMDPAALYFPKKFFGAARNIENGGSLTIIGTSLVETGSRMDDVIYEEFKGTGNMEVHLSRKISELRIFPALDITRSGTRKEELMVPEDDLKRIWALRRKIANMDEAEVLNLILEKLRITPTNRDFLATIKVG, encoded by the coding sequence ATACGCCACGAACATCCGAAACTAACCTTCAATCAGCTCGATGCGCAGACTTTGGCGGAGCTCCGCAAGATAGCAAAAAAAATCGGCGTCGCGTCCGTAACGACGCACCGCAAGGACGACCTTATCAACGATATACTCAAGACGCAGGCCGAGTCTCTCGGCTACCGCTTCAACGGCGGAACGCTCGAATGTACCGAGGAGGGCTACGGCTTCCTGCGCCCGTCGGGACTGCTGCCGAGCAGCAACGACATCTACGTCTCCGCGTCGCAGATACGCCGCTTCGGGCTGCGCAACGGCGATGTCGTATGGGGAGTGATTCGCCCGCCGAAGGATCAGGAGCATTACGAAGCGATGCTCCGCGTCGAGAACGTCAACTTCACGGACCCGGAAGCCGCGCGCCATCGTCCCCATTTTGAAAACCTCACGCCTATATTCCCGACGGAGAAGCTCCGCCTCGAAACGGATCGTAGACAGCTCGCGACGCGCATCGTGGATATCTTCGCGCCGATAGGCAAAGGACAGCGCGCGCTGATAGTCTCGCCTCCGAAGGCGGGCAAGACGACCCTGCTGAAAAATATAGCTCATTCGGTAACGACGAACCATCCGGAAGTCATTCTGATGGTGCTGCTTATAGACGAACGCCCGGAAGAGGTCACCGATATGGCGCGTTCGGTGGACGGGGAGATCATCGCGTCGACCTTCGACCGTCCCGCCGAGGAGCATCTCCGCGTCGCTAAGCTCGCTCTCGAGAAGGCCAAGCGCCTCGTCGAAGTTTCGAAGGACGTGGTACTGCTGCTTGATTCGATCACGCGTCTCGCGCGTGCGTCGAACCTCGTCGTTCCGCCGTCGGGGCGCACTCTTTCGGGAGGCATGGATCCAGCGGCCCTCTATTTCCCGAAGAAATTTTTCGGCGCCGCGCGCAACATCGAAAACGGCGGAAGCCTGACGATAATCGGAACGTCGCTCGTAGAGACGGGGAGCCGTATGGACGACGTCATCTACGAAGAGTTCAAGGGCACTGGCAACATGGAAGTCCATCTCTCGCGCAAGATATCTGAGCTGAGGATATTCCCCGCGCTCGACATAACGCGCTCCGGCACGCGCAAAGAGGAGCTTATGGTGCCGGAGGACGATCTGAAGCGCATTTGGGCTCTCCGCAGAAAGATCGCCAACATGGACGAGGCGGAGGTGTTGAATCTTATACTTGAAAAATTGAGAATAACGCCCACGAATCGCGATTTTCTTGCTACAATAAAGGTCGGTTAA
- a CDS encoding peptidoglycan DD-metalloendopeptidase family protein: MKAGNDVQKIKRRKTLCLVIFLIAAVGAAVAFAAKAAEDTGMYWIGFDSEFVAERPEDSMGFFTVDVSDFLNNTAAAPVETPAEADGKEKELVPLAIGPLPSIPTLTDEELKLYGILSKSDGVISSSDKNALDGDIKWTEVVLEPGDTLKSIADEFGISEEDLRMANELKKGEKPSLSEVLYVPDSHEDVEATLLFVKKLQKEEILLAKKGKQIVTTPYIVKEGDTLWGLAGKFDLDVDTIVDANRKILNGNINHLKLGMELRIPNQDGIFVRVSKNDTIAKLADKYGSTADSVMIANALKDEKLVAGKELFLPGGKSIADTEVKITTKKNGRVRSATVKISSGTAVRGFRWPVLGQISSPFGWRRSPFGRRRVFHAGIDIRAPRGTVIKAAASGVVVHSGWMGGYGKTVVISHSSGLTTLYGHCSRLIAKSGARVSQGQTIACVGSTGRSTGNHLHFEVRVGGSPRNPLKYLR, encoded by the coding sequence ATGAAAGCCGGGAACGACGTACAGAAGATAAAGCGGCGAAAGACTCTTTGCCTCGTCATTTTCCTGATCGCCGCGGTAGGGGCCGCCGTCGCCTTCGCTGCAAAGGCGGCGGAGGACACGGGGATGTACTGGATAGGCTTCGACAGCGAATTCGTCGCCGAGCGCCCCGAGGACAGCATGGGCTTTTTCACGGTAGACGTTTCCGACTTCCTGAACAACACCGCGGCCGCTCCGGTCGAAACGCCGGCTGAGGCCGATGGCAAGGAAAAAGAGCTCGTCCCTTTAGCCATAGGTCCTCTGCCGAGCATCCCGACCCTCACCGACGAAGAGCTGAAGCTCTACGGCATTCTCTCAAAAAGCGACGGAGTAATCTCAAGCTCGGATAAAAACGCGCTCGACGGGGACATCAAGTGGACCGAAGTCGTCCTCGAACCGGGGGACACCCTTAAATCGATAGCGGACGAATTCGGGATAAGCGAAGAAGACCTGCGCATGGCGAACGAGCTCAAAAAAGGCGAAAAGCCGAGCCTCTCCGAAGTCCTCTACGTCCCTGACAGCCACGAAGACGTAGAGGCCACTTTGCTTTTTGTCAAAAAACTGCAAAAAGAAGAAATCCTTCTCGCAAAAAAGGGCAAGCAGATCGTAACGACCCCCTACATCGTCAAAGAAGGGGACACGCTGTGGGGGCTTGCCGGCAAATTTGACCTCGACGTAGATACGATAGTCGACGCGAACAGAAAAATTCTGAATGGCAACATAAACCACCTCAAGCTCGGCATGGAACTGCGCATCCCCAACCAGGACGGCATATTCGTCAGGGTCTCGAAGAATGACACTATCGCAAAACTTGCCGATAAATACGGCTCAACGGCCGACTCTGTGATGATCGCAAACGCTCTGAAGGATGAAAAGCTTGTCGCGGGGAAAGAGCTCTTCCTGCCTGGAGGAAAATCCATCGCCGATACGGAAGTCAAGATAACGACCAAAAAGAACGGAAGGGTGCGCAGCGCGACGGTCAAGATATCGAGCGGTACAGCCGTGCGCGGCTTCAGATGGCCGGTGCTCGGGCAGATATCGAGCCCCTTCGGCTGGCGCAGGAGCCCTTTCGGCAGGCGCAGGGTCTTCCATGCGGGTATAGATATCAGGGCTCCGCGCGGGACCGTCATAAAGGCCGCGGCTTCCGGAGTGGTGGTGCACTCCGGCTGGATGGGCGGCTACGGAAAGACTGTGGTCATATCGCATTCGAGCGGGCTCACGACCCTTTACGGGCATTGCAGCAGGCTTATCGCGAAAAGCGGCGCCAGAGTCTCGCAGGGACAGACGATAGCTTGCGTAGGAAGCACGGGACGTTCGACGGGAAACCACCTGCACTTTGAGGTACGGGTCGGAGGTTCGCCGCGCAATCCGCTGAAATATCTTAGATAG